The following coding sequences are from one Terriglobales bacterium window:
- a CDS encoding helix-turn-helix domain-containing protein: protein MKLIEMLEKRNEALKVSEVARILGVTPQHIYKMAAAGLIPCFHVKGAIRFWPSELAEWIRGELERAERERNLSGKGNVLKHGT from the coding sequence ATGAAACTCATCGAAATGCTGGAAAAGCGGAACGAGGCTCTGAAAGTTTCTGAGGTGGCAAGAATTCTTGGGGTGACGCCACAGCACATCTACAAGATGGCAGCGGCTGGCCTGATTCCATGCTTTCACGTCAAGGGAGCAATCAGATTTTGGCCCTCCGAACTTGCGGAGTGGATCAGAGGAGAACTGGAGCGGGCAGAACGCGAGAGAAACCTAAGCGGTAAGGGAAACGTTTTGAAGCACGGGACATAA
- a CDS encoding GlxA family transcriptional regulator, with product MRASSSRRIVFTAYDGVSLLDLSGPLEAFTVATDFALKEQRTTYECIALSARGGRVKTANGVELNTKSARSVSGKTIDTLIVLGALRVEDVTRDRALVQWVRKTAPACRRICSVCVGSFLLAAAGILDGRRAATHWMHASLLASRHPKVTVEPDAIYVHDRKVWSSAGSSAGIDLALALIEQDAGHEVAIKVARILVVYLKRAGGQSQYSALLDAQAHSDSDQFNELEQWIAEHLRSDLRVEALADRLHMSPRNFARVYMQTRGRTPAKAIEAIRLDTARRRLEETTDRIETIAEGCGFSGEEQMRLAFVRSLGISPREYRKRFASAS from the coding sequence ATGCGAGCATCATCCTCTCGTCGAATCGTTTTCACCGCCTACGACGGAGTCTCGTTGCTCGATCTCTCTGGTCCGCTGGAAGCGTTCACCGTCGCGACTGATTTCGCCCTCAAAGAACAGCGCACAACTTACGAATGCATTGCTTTGTCTGCGCGTGGCGGACGCGTCAAGACTGCAAATGGCGTTGAACTGAATACAAAATCAGCGCGCAGCGTCTCGGGCAAGACCATCGATACGTTAATTGTCCTTGGCGCGCTTCGTGTGGAGGATGTCACTCGCGATCGCGCTCTTGTTCAATGGGTCAGGAAAACTGCACCTGCCTGCAGGCGGATCTGCTCGGTTTGTGTCGGTAGTTTCTTGTTGGCTGCCGCAGGAATCCTCGATGGACGGCGAGCGGCGACGCACTGGATGCATGCGTCACTGCTGGCCAGTCGTCATCCTAAAGTAACCGTAGAGCCAGATGCCATCTACGTTCACGATCGCAAGGTGTGGAGTTCGGCGGGCAGTAGTGCCGGCATTGATCTGGCGTTGGCTCTGATCGAGCAGGACGCGGGACACGAGGTCGCGATCAAGGTGGCACGGATTCTTGTGGTTTATCTCAAGCGTGCGGGCGGCCAGTCGCAATACAGCGCTTTGCTCGATGCCCAGGCGCACTCTGACTCAGACCAGTTCAACGAGCTTGAACAATGGATCGCAGAACACCTGAGAAGCGATCTTCGCGTCGAGGCGCTGGCCGATCGCTTACACATGAGTCCGCGCAACTTCGCGCGAGTTTACATGCAGACACGTGGCCGAACGCCGGCGAAGGCCATAGAAGCAATTCGCCTGGATACAGCACGTCGGCGGCTTGAAGAGACAACAGACCGTATCGAAACCATTGCCGAAGGTTGCGGCTTCAGCGGCGAAGAGCAAATGCGCTTGGCTTTCGTTAGAAGCTTGGGCATTTCTCCGCGCGAGTACCGAAAGCGTTTCGCATCGGCCTCATGA